A stretch of the Dehalogenimonas sp. THU2 genome encodes the following:
- a CDS encoding aminodeoxychorismate/anthranilate synthase component II, whose protein sequence is MILLIDNYDSFTYNLYQYLCELGAEVVVRRNDEIDISGIEALAPEKIVISPGPSTPDKAGISMEVIRHFGPKLPVLGVCLGHQCLGQVYGGEVVRAGEVMHGKASAVEHEGRGVFKGLPSPFSAIRYHSLAVRRETLPECLEVTAWTADGEIMGLKHREHDVQGVQFHPESFMSEYGREILKNFLDGGVR, encoded by the coding sequence ATGATTTTACTTATCGACAACTATGATTCTTTCACCTATAACCTGTACCAGTACCTGTGCGAACTGGGCGCCGAGGTCGTTGTCAGGCGTAACGATGAGATAGACATTTCCGGCATCGAGGCGCTGGCGCCGGAGAAGATTGTCATCTCGCCGGGCCCTTCGACACCGGACAAAGCCGGTATTTCCATGGAGGTCATCCGTCACTTCGGGCCGAAGCTGCCGGTGCTGGGCGTGTGCCTGGGGCACCAGTGCCTCGGCCAGGTGTACGGGGGTGAGGTGGTCCGAGCCGGAGAGGTGATGCACGGCAAGGCTTCCGCCGTCGAACATGAGGGGCGGGGAGTTTTCAAGGGACTGCCGTCACCGTTCTCCGCCATCCGCTATCACTCCCTGGCGGTGCGCCGGGAAACGCTGCCGGAATGCCTGGAGGTGACAGCCTGGACGGCGGACGGTGAGATCATGGGGCTCAAGCACCGGGAACATGACGTTCAGGGCGTCCAGTTTCATCCGGAATCCTTCATGTCGGAATACGGTAGGGAGATTTTGAAAAACTTTCTCGACGGAGGCGTGCGATGA
- the trpA gene encoding tryptophan synthase subunit alpha, with amino-acid sequence MGKLTSKFGGGRKTLIGYLTAGYPDIETTMKAVPILEKAGCDIVELGIPFSDPIGDGPVIQAASFRALQQGMTPAKGIELASELRRTVKIPLVFMGYYNPILNYGIDRFCRDSAEAGINGLIVPDLPPDESDALDSAAIENGLDLVHLLAPTSTDDRIDLVVSKSRGFLYLVSVAGVTGAREGVPDYLPGFVERVRRKASQPLAIGFGVSSPPQAAAMAALADGVIIGSKLLNLIDDDPSLGNLESFVAEVREALDRGSVGT; translated from the coding sequence ATGGGCAAGCTGACTTCAAAGTTCGGCGGCGGGCGCAAGACGCTGATCGGTTATCTCACCGCCGGTTATCCCGATATCGAAACGACCATGAAAGCGGTGCCGATACTGGAAAAAGCCGGCTGCGATATCGTCGAACTCGGCATCCCGTTTTCCGATCCCATCGGCGACGGCCCGGTCATCCAGGCGGCCAGTTTCCGCGCCTTACAGCAGGGGATGACCCCGGCCAAAGGCATCGAACTGGCCTCGGAGCTTCGACGCACCGTAAAGATACCGCTGGTCTTCATGGGCTATTACAATCCCATCCTGAACTATGGCATCGACCGCTTCTGCCGAGACAGCGCGGAAGCAGGCATCAACGGCCTGATCGTGCCCGACCTGCCGCCGGATGAGTCTGACGCTCTCGATTCCGCCGCCATCGAAAACGGCCTGGACCTGGTTCACCTGCTGGCACCCACCAGCACCGATGACCGTATCGACCTGGTGGTCAGCAAGTCCCGGGGGTTTCTCTACCTGGTGTCAGTAGCCGGGGTCACCGGCGCCCGTGAAGGCGTGCCGGATTACCTGCCGGGATTCGTCGAAAGGGTGCGCCGGAAGGCGTCTCAGCCGCTGGCTATCGGCTTCGGCGTGTCGTCCCCGCCACAGGCGGCGGCCATGGCCGCTTTGGCGGACGGAGTGATCATCGGCAGCAAGCTGCTTAATTTAATCGATGATGACCCGTCGCTGGGCAACTTGGAGTCCTTTGTCGCTGAAGTGCGGGAGGCTTTAGATCGGGGCAGTGTGGGGACGTAG
- the mutL gene encoding DNA mismatch repair endonuclease MutL, protein MPIHILDPRTVARIAAGEVVERPASVVKELVENSLDAGARHIDIEIRDGGAGLIRVSDDGCGIPAAELCLAFTRHATSKIDSFDDMETIASLGFRGEALCSIAAVADVEVMTAVDGSASGYSYTQRDGKISEKPAARARGTTIGVAHLFKSVPARLKFLKSGTTETGHIVSTVSNYALAYPEVRFTLTIDGRRALGTAGNGRLREAAAEVLGRDTSTRMIGIDAAEGDHAVSGLASPPDSSRANRTGLYFFVNRRWVKSPMLSRAVEEAYHGLLTTGRYPVAVINLSLPPSDIDINIHPAKTEIKFRNDSRIFNFVRQAVRSALIGEAPVPVIGEPAPAYRAPDYRGQMKPFVEALFPERQPVLSGAEPGLTAAKALPALRPVGQVAACYILAEGPDGLYIIDQHAAHERIMYEKVLASRSGRTPASQALLQPQSIELSPIEATAVKAMSATLEEFGFVIEEFGSRTFLVRAVPSALSGGGWLTALHEFLNSPESKTRGEELMAEVIACHSAIRAGKTLAPDEIRALLLDLEKSQIPNTCPHGRPTLMKLETSALERHFKRT, encoded by the coding sequence ATGCCGATTCATATTCTCGATCCACGCACCGTCGCCCGCATCGCCGCGGGTGAGGTGGTGGAGCGTCCGGCTTCGGTGGTCAAGGAACTGGTGGAAAATTCCCTGGACGCCGGCGCCCGTCATATCGATATCGAGATCAGGGACGGCGGGGCCGGGCTTATCAGGGTGAGCGATGACGGCTGCGGTATTCCGGCGGCGGAACTTTGCCTTGCCTTCACCCGGCATGCCACCTCCAAGATTGATTCCTTCGACGATATGGAAACCATCGCCAGCCTGGGTTTCCGGGGCGAGGCTCTGTGCAGTATCGCCGCCGTGGCTGATGTTGAAGTCATGACCGCCGTCGATGGATCCGCTTCGGGGTACTCTTACACACAGCGCGACGGTAAGATTTCCGAAAAGCCCGCCGCCCGCGCCCGCGGCACCACCATCGGTGTGGCTCACCTTTTCAAGTCAGTGCCGGCCCGCCTGAAGTTTCTGAAATCCGGCACCACCGAGACCGGGCATATCGTCAGCACCGTCAGTAATTACGCCCTGGCTTATCCGGAGGTGCGCTTCACCCTCACCATCGACGGCCGCCGCGCGCTCGGTACCGCGGGTAACGGGCGGCTGCGCGAGGCCGCCGCCGAGGTGCTGGGGCGGGACACCTCCACCCGGATGATCGGTATCGACGCCGCCGAGGGGGATCATGCCGTTTCCGGCCTGGCCAGTCCGCCGGACTCCAGCCGCGCCAACCGCACCGGGCTGTACTTCTTCGTCAACCGCCGCTGGGTTAAAAGCCCCATGCTCTCCCGCGCCGTCGAGGAGGCTTATCACGGGCTGCTCACCACCGGGCGCTACCCTGTTGCCGTCATCAACCTCTCGCTGCCGCCGTCCGATATCGATATCAACATCCACCCCGCCAAGACGGAGATCAAGTTCCGGAACGACAGCCGGATTTTCAACTTCGTGCGTCAGGCAGTGCGTTCGGCGCTTATCGGTGAAGCCCCGGTGCCGGTTATCGGCGAGCCTGCGCCGGCTTACCGCGCCCCGGACTACCGCGGCCAGATGAAACCATTCGTGGAAGCATTGTTCCCGGAGCGCCAACCGGTATTGTCCGGCGCCGAACCGGGCCTCACCGCCGCTAAGGCCTTGCCGGCGCTGCGTCCCGTCGGGCAGGTGGCGGCCTGCTATATCCTGGCGGAGGGGCCGGACGGCCTCTACATCATCGACCAACACGCCGCCCATGAGCGCATCATGTACGAGAAGGTGCTGGCCTCCAGATCCGGCCGAACTCCGGCGTCCCAGGCGCTGCTGCAACCGCAGAGCATCGAATTGAGCCCGATCGAAGCGACGGCGGTCAAAGCGATGTCGGCCACCCTCGAAGAATTCGGCTTTGTCATTGAGGAATTCGGCAGCCGGACCTTCCTTGTGCGGGCGGTGCCGTCAGCCCTGTCCGGCGGCGGCTGGCTGACCGCGCTGCATGAATTCCTGAACTCCCCGGAATCCAAAACCCGCGGCGAGGAATTGATGGCCGAGGTCATCGCCTGCCATTCGGCGATCCGGGCTGGGAAAACACTGGCACCCGACGAGATTCGGGCGCTCCTGCTGGATTTGGAAAAATCACAGATCCCCAACACCTGCCCCCACGGCCGCCCCACCCTGATGAAGCTGGAGACATCTGCGCTGGAGAGGCATTTCAAGAGAACTTAG
- the trpE gene encoding anthranilate synthase component I: MYTPTLEEIRKLKDQGNLAAVSRELVADLETPVSAFLKIQRGGPSFLLESVEGGQRMARYSFIGTEPRQVIVADNESTTDPLETVEQALKDRRIVPQPGLPRFSGGAVGYLSYEAAGRFEKLPSPEKDSLGVPEAMFMLTDTFLVFDHVAHRIKVISLMKLDGDLDQAYAGAIGRIDELCLRLTAPLKLEPVARSGRTTPADFASSVTKEAFEASVERIKEDIAAGEAIQVVLSQRLSRETHAAPFDIYRSLRSINPSPYMFFLDFGSFQIIGASPEILVRVDDGEVVTRPLAGTRRRGATPEEDIALEAELKADPKERAEHIMLVDLGRNDIGRVAEPGSVEVSDLMNVERYSHVMHLVSHVKGRLKKELSAYDALRATFPAGTVSGAPKVRAMQIIAEHEPEKRGPYAGAVGYFSYSGNMDMAIAIRTMVTKDGRAYVQAGAGIVYDSQPEAEYQETLNKAQALFKAVGQAEARI; the protein is encoded by the coding sequence ATGTACACGCCAACCCTGGAAGAGATCAGGAAACTTAAAGATCAAGGCAACCTGGCGGCGGTGAGCCGGGAGCTGGTGGCCGACCTGGAAACGCCGGTATCCGCCTTTCTGAAAATACAGCGCGGCGGTCCGTCCTTCCTGCTGGAGAGCGTGGAGGGCGGGCAGCGGATGGCGCGTTACAGCTTTATCGGCACCGAACCCCGCCAGGTCATCGTCGCCGACAACGAATCGACGACCGACCCGCTGGAAACCGTCGAGCAGGCGCTCAAGGATCGGCGGATCGTGCCTCAGCCGGGACTGCCGCGCTTCAGCGGCGGCGCGGTGGGTTATCTCTCATATGAGGCTGCCGGGCGCTTCGAAAAGTTGCCCTCACCGGAAAAGGACTCGCTGGGAGTGCCCGAAGCCATGTTCATGCTGACCGACACCTTCCTGGTGTTCGACCACGTTGCCCATCGGATCAAGGTGATTTCCCTGATGAAACTGGACGGCGATCTTGATCAGGCCTATGCCGGGGCAATCGGGCGCATCGACGAATTATGCCTCCGGTTGACCGCGCCACTCAAGCTGGAACCGGTGGCGAGATCCGGCCGCACTACCCCCGCTGATTTTGCCTCCAGCGTGACTAAAGAAGCCTTCGAGGCCAGCGTCGAGCGCATCAAAGAGGACATCGCCGCCGGGGAGGCTATCCAGGTAGTGCTGTCACAACGGCTGTCACGGGAAACTCATGCCGCGCCGTTCGACATCTACCGTTCATTACGAAGCATTAACCCGTCGCCCTACATGTTTTTCCTGGACTTCGGCTCTTTCCAGATCATCGGCGCTTCCCCGGAGATACTGGTGCGAGTTGACGACGGCGAGGTGGTGACGCGGCCGCTGGCGGGGACGCGGCGGCGGGGCGCCACACCGGAGGAAGATATCGCCCTGGAAGCCGAACTTAAGGCCGACCCCAAGGAGCGCGCCGAGCACATCATGCTGGTGGACTTGGGGCGCAACGACATCGGGCGGGTGGCGGAGCCGGGTTCGGTGGAAGTCTCCGACCTGATGAACGTGGAGCGCTATTCCCACGTGATGCACCTGGTGAGCCACGTGAAGGGCAGATTGAAAAAGGAATTATCGGCCTACGACGCCCTAAGGGCGACTTTCCCCGCCGGCACCGTCTCCGGAGCGCCCAAAGTACGGGCGATGCAGATAATCGCAGAACATGAGCCGGAAAAGCGGGGCCCTTACGCCGGGGCGGTGGGTTATTTCAGCTATAGCGGCAACATGGACATGGCCATCGCCATCCGCACCATGGTGACCAAAGACGGCCGGGCTTACGTTCAAGCCGGGGCGGGTATCGTTTATGACAGCCAGCCGGAGGCGGAGTATCAGGAGACGCTCAATAAAGCTCAGGCGTTGTTTAAGGCGGTGGGGCAGGCAGAGGCGAGAATATGA
- a CDS encoding oligopeptide/dipeptide ABC transporter ATP-binding protein has protein sequence MAKNDVLLEVNNLTKYFPIASGGFFRKKITDLKAVDGVNFAVHEGETLGLVGESGSGKTTVGKCVLQLHKPTAGEIMFKGKELTGLSDRQLRPYRPKMQVVFQDPYESLNPRFTAYDIISEPMKLHGASKNECRDRVAELLEIVGLAPYMAERYPHEFSGGQRQRLGVARALALQPEFIVCDEPLSALDVSIQAQVLNLLDDLQRQFGLAYLFISHDLSVVRHISHRVAVMYLGKIMEVAPRDALYEKPLHPYTQALLSAVPVPDPHVEAKRKVILLPGEPPSPLNPPSGCVFHPRCPKAFEPCPNIVPLLADTGDGHFAACLLYKTSWP, from the coding sequence TTGGCGAAAAATGATGTCCTCTTAGAGGTCAACAATCTCACAAAATATTTTCCAATCGCGTCAGGCGGGTTTTTCAGAAAGAAAATTACCGACCTGAAAGCGGTTGACGGCGTCAATTTTGCCGTTCATGAGGGTGAAACGCTAGGGTTGGTGGGCGAATCGGGCTCCGGAAAAACCACAGTGGGTAAGTGCGTACTTCAGTTACATAAGCCCACTGCCGGTGAAATAATGTTCAAAGGCAAAGAACTGACTGGTCTGTCCGACCGGCAGTTAAGACCTTATAGACCCAAAATGCAGGTGGTTTTCCAAGACCCATACGAATCACTCAACCCGCGCTTTACGGCATACGATATTATCAGCGAGCCGATGAAATTGCATGGTGCTTCAAAGAATGAATGCCGTGACCGTGTCGCTGAATTGTTGGAAATTGTCGGCCTGGCACCGTATATGGCTGAACGTTACCCCCATGAGTTTTCAGGTGGTCAAAGGCAGCGGTTGGGCGTGGCCCGCGCCCTGGCGCTGCAACCCGAGTTTATCGTCTGCGATGAACCGTTATCGGCTTTAGACGTTTCCATCCAGGCCCAAGTCTTGAACTTGCTCGACGATTTGCAGCGGCAGTTCGGCCTGGCTTACCTGTTCATCTCTCATGACCTGTCGGTAGTGCGCCATATCAGTCATCGTGTGGCGGTGATGTACCTGGGGAAGATCATGGAGGTCGCCCCACGCGACGCCCTTTACGAAAAGCCGCTGCATCCCTACACTCAGGCTTTGTTGTCTGCGGTGCCGGTGCCTGACCCACATGTCGAAGCCAAACGTAAGGTTATCCTTTTGCCGGGTGAACCGCCCAGCCCCCTTAACCCGCCCTCCGGCTGCGTTTTTCACCCCCGCTGTCCCAAGGCGTTCGAGCCGTGTCCCAATATCGTGCCGCTGCTCGCTGATACCGGCGACGGACATTTTGCGGCCTGTTTGTTGTACAAGACTTCCTGGCCGTAG
- the trpD gene encoding anthranilate phosphoribosyltransferase, protein MIKEAIQSLVTGKSLTADEAAAVMDEIMEGQVTPAQFGAFVTALRCKGETVEEMVGLARTMRAKALPMVAKGPVVDTCGTGGDGAGTFNISTAAAIVAAACGVKVAKHGNRAMSSSCGSADVLEALGVRIDLSPLEASECLEQAGIVFMFAPVFHPAMKHAGPPRKEIGIRTVFNLLGPLCNPAGASAQVIGVPRRDLVQTIATVIRELGSRHAIVAHGADGLDEITVTGVTHVCELKDGELTCYDIDPADYSLPICAAADIKGGNARWNAAAMLRLLQGEAGALRDATVLNAAAALKAADIVGSLTEGVAMAAEAIDSGRALAKLEKFIEVSQMLEMRR, encoded by the coding sequence ATGATAAAAGAGGCTATCCAGTCTTTAGTGACAGGCAAATCCCTGACCGCCGACGAGGCGGCTGCGGTGATGGATGAGATCATGGAAGGTCAGGTCACGCCAGCCCAGTTCGGCGCTTTTGTCACCGCCCTGCGATGCAAGGGCGAGACGGTGGAGGAGATGGTGGGGCTAGCCAGGACGATGCGGGCTAAGGCACTGCCGATGGTGGCCAAAGGCCCGGTAGTGGATACCTGTGGCACGGGGGGTGACGGGGCGGGCACTTTCAACATCTCCACCGCCGCGGCCATCGTAGCCGCTGCCTGCGGCGTCAAGGTGGCCAAGCACGGCAATCGGGCAATGTCCTCCAGTTGCGGTTCCGCCGATGTGCTGGAAGCCCTGGGCGTCCGGATCGACCTGTCGCCCCTGGAGGCGTCGGAGTGCCTGGAGCAGGCCGGGATCGTGTTCATGTTCGCCCCGGTCTTTCACCCGGCGATGAAACATGCCGGTCCGCCGCGGAAGGAGATCGGCATCCGGACCGTGTTCAATCTCCTGGGGCCGCTGTGCAATCCCGCCGGGGCTTCCGCCCAGGTCATCGGCGTACCGCGCCGCGATCTGGTCCAGACCATCGCCACGGTGATCAGGGAACTGGGCAGCCGCCACGCCATAGTAGCGCACGGGGCCGACGGCCTAGATGAGATCACCGTGACCGGCGTGACACATGTCTGTGAACTTAAAGACGGTGAACTAACCTGCTATGATATCGATCCGGCGGATTACAGTCTGCCGATCTGCGCCGCCGCCGATATCAAAGGCGGTAACGCCCGATGGAACGCGGCGGCGATGCTGCGGCTGCTGCAAGGGGAGGCCGGGGCGCTCCGGGACGCTACGGTCCTCAACGCCGCGGCAGCGTTGAAAGCGGCCGATATCGTCGGTTCACTGACTGAGGGCGTTGCCATGGCTGCGGAGGCCATCGACAGCGGGCGGGCGCTGGCTAAACTGGAAAAATTCATCGAGGTCAGTCAGATGCTGGAGATGCGCCGGTGA
- a CDS encoding ATP-binding protein: MVDDQQHQNDALRYAAEEWRITFDSIADPISIHDNEFRIVRLNKAFARAYGNGDVSSILGRRCYEVVHNATGPSPECPHRRIMKDLQAVTYEHFDAAHGRHLEISMAPVIDDRQKMTGVVQISKDITERKQMEESLIVTDRMASLGEMASGLAHEVNNPLTGVIGFTQLLLEDKRLPPELRGDLEMVGAEARRAADIVRKLLNLARQGSSEQGRIDVNAVLKTVLQIRAHELRMKNIVVDTNLDPELSPVNADPLELQQVFINLVINAEYFMSRARNGGRLTVITEQHAGNVRVIIADDGPGISRTRISQIFSPFYTTKEMGQGTGLGLSICRGIVTRYGGHIRVESEEGWGARFIVDLPSAVAEDDGLDLTVFSV; this comes from the coding sequence GTGGTTGATGATCAGCAGCATCAGAACGATGCGTTGCGTTATGCCGCCGAGGAATGGCGCATCACCTTCGATTCCATCGCCGATCCCATATCCATCCATGACAACGAGTTTCGGATCGTGCGATTGAACAAAGCTTTCGCCAGGGCCTATGGTAACGGCGACGTTTCGTCGATTCTCGGCCGTCGATGTTATGAGGTGGTGCACAACGCCACCGGTCCGTCGCCCGAATGTCCGCACCGGCGCATAATGAAAGACCTCCAGGCTGTGACCTATGAACACTTCGATGCTGCCCACGGCCGACACCTGGAAATTTCCATGGCGCCGGTAATTGATGATCGCCAGAAGATGACGGGAGTGGTGCAGATTTCCAAGGATATCACCGAACGCAAGCAGATGGAAGAAAGCCTGATCGTAACCGACCGCATGGCATCCCTGGGCGAGATGGCATCGGGATTGGCCCATGAAGTCAATAACCCGCTGACCGGGGTCATCGGATTCACTCAACTGTTGCTGGAAGACAAGCGGTTACCCCCGGAACTCAGGGGAGATCTGGAAATGGTCGGCGCCGAAGCCCGCCGCGCCGCCGATATCGTCCGCAAACTTCTGAACCTTGCCCGGCAGGGATCATCGGAACAAGGCCGGATCGATGTCAACGCTGTTCTGAAGACCGTGTTGCAGATCCGTGCCCACGAGCTCCGGATGAAGAATATCGTCGTCGACACGAACCTTGATCCGGAATTGTCTCCGGTTAACGCCGATCCCCTGGAACTGCAGCAAGTCTTCATCAATCTTGTTATCAACGCCGAATATTTTATGTCCCGTGCGCGCAATGGCGGCCGCTTAACCGTTATCACTGAGCAGCATGCCGGGAACGTGCGTGTGATCATCGCCGATGACGGGCCGGGTATCAGCCGGACAAGGATTTCTCAGATTTTCAGCCCGTTCTATACCACCAAGGAAATGGGGCAGGGGACGGGGCTTGGACTTTCCATTTGCCGGGGTATCGTAACCCGGTACGGCGGACATATCCGGGTGGAGAGTGAGGAGGGGTGGGGAGCCAGGTTCATAGTGGACTTGCCATCGGCTGTCGCTGAGGACGATGGCCTTGATTTGACGGTATTTTCGGTTTAA
- the trpB gene encoding tryptophan synthase subunit beta, producing the protein MLPDNRGYFGDYGGRFVPETLVPALADLACGYESIKDDEDFHRELNELLIHYAGRATPLYYAANLTGRCGGAGIFLKREDLAHTGSHKINNALGQGLLAKRLGKKRIIAETGAGQHGVATAAVCAMLGLDCVVYMGEEDVRRQALNVFRMKLMGAEVRPVTSGSRTLKDAINEAMRDWVSHPDESYYLIGSVVGPHPYPVMVRDFQSVIGREARSQMISETGRLPDYAVACVGGGSNAMGMFYPFIADATVKLVGVEAGGSGLASGKHAAPLSAGRPGVLHGAMSYLMQDANGQVAETHSISAGLDYPGVGPEHSYLKDSHRAEYVAVTDTEALDAFRLLSETEGIMPAMESAHAIAQAVKLVPSLSSGQTVLVCLSGRGDKDMDIVMNALGVK; encoded by the coding sequence ATGCTACCAGATAACAGGGGCTATTTTGGGGATTACGGCGGGCGGTTCGTGCCGGAGACGCTGGTGCCGGCGCTGGCCGATCTGGCGTGCGGCTATGAATCGATCAAAGACGATGAGGACTTTCATCGTGAACTCAACGAACTGCTGATCCATTACGCCGGGCGGGCGACGCCGCTCTATTATGCCGCCAACCTGACCGGGAGGTGCGGCGGGGCCGGGATATTCCTCAAGCGGGAAGACCTGGCGCACACCGGTTCACATAAGATCAACAATGCTCTGGGGCAGGGGCTCCTGGCCAAACGGCTGGGCAAGAAGCGGATCATCGCCGAGACCGGCGCCGGTCAGCACGGCGTGGCCACCGCGGCGGTATGCGCCATGCTTGGACTGGATTGCGTCGTCTATATGGGTGAAGAGGACGTCAGGCGCCAGGCGCTCAACGTTTTCCGCATGAAACTCATGGGCGCCGAGGTTCGGCCGGTGACGTCAGGTTCAAGAACTCTGAAGGACGCAATCAACGAGGCCATGCGCGACTGGGTCAGTCATCCGGATGAGAGTTATTATCTCATCGGCTCCGTGGTGGGACCGCACCCGTACCCGGTGATGGTGCGGGACTTCCAGTCGGTCATCGGACGGGAGGCCAGATCGCAGATGATCTCGGAGACCGGACGCCTGCCGGATTACGCCGTGGCCTGTGTCGGCGGGGGATCTAACGCCATGGGCATGTTCTATCCCTTTATCGCCGACGCCACGGTGAAACTCGTGGGCGTCGAGGCCGGGGGCTCCGGACTGGCTTCCGGTAAACACGCCGCGCCCCTGTCGGCGGGACGGCCGGGGGTGCTCCACGGCGCGATGTCCTATCTGATGCAGGACGCAAACGGCCAGGTGGCGGAGACGCACTCCATCTCCGCCGGTCTGGACTATCCCGGCGTGGGGCCGGAGCACAGTTATCTCAAGGACAGTCACCGGGCCGAGTATGTCGCGGTGACCGATACCGAAGCGCTGGACGCCTTCCGGCTGCTGTCGGAGACCGAGGGCATCATGCCGGCCATGGAATCCGCCCACGCCATAGCCCAGGCGGTGAAACTGGTGCCGTCGCTCTCTTCCGGCCAAACGGTGCTGGTGTGCCTCTCCGGTCGCGGCGACAAAGACATGGATATCGTGATGAACGCGCTGGGGGTGAAATAA
- a CDS encoding phosphoribosylanthranilate isomerase: MTHIKICGVTDVETATLCARLGADFIGLVFADSRRKVTPEQAMEITHHLLSLPRRPKLAGVFVNAPAYEVNRIAEYCRLDRVQLSGDEDEDYCRRIERPLIRATRVGEDTVIEEIESRISASPSNTLHLLDARSPEGYGGTGRSFDWELLAGLDTALPLVVAGGLSPENVGQLIMRYRPWGVDVSSGVETHGHKDPAKILAFIRAVRDAGARLRGVKNATR, translated from the coding sequence ATGACTCATATTAAAATCTGCGGCGTCACCGACGTTGAAACGGCCACCCTCTGCGCCCGGTTGGGGGCTGATTTCATCGGTCTGGTATTTGCCGACAGCCGCCGCAAGGTGACGCCGGAACAGGCCATGGAGATAACCCACCACCTGTTGAGCTTGCCCAGGCGGCCTAAACTGGCCGGCGTCTTTGTCAACGCCCCGGCTTACGAGGTCAACCGCATCGCCGAATACTGCCGCCTGGACCGGGTGCAGCTCTCCGGTGATGAGGATGAGGACTATTGCCGCCGTATCGAACGGCCGCTGATCCGGGCGACCCGTGTGGGTGAGGATACCGTCATCGAAGAGATCGAAAGCCGCATTTCCGCTTCGCCGTCGAACACTTTGCATCTGCTCGATGCCCGATCGCCCGAAGGCTACGGCGGCACCGGCCGGAGTTTCGATTGGGAACTGCTGGCCGGACTGGATACGGCGCTGCCGCTGGTGGTCGCCGGGGGGTTAAGCCCGGAGAATGTCGGGCAGCTTATCATGCGTTACCGCCCGTGGGGCGTGGATGTTTCCAGCGGCGTGGAGACGCACGGACACAAGGATCCGGCTAAGATCCTGGCCTTTATCCGCGCCGTCCGTGACGCCGGCGCCAGATTGAGAGGAGTTAAAAATGCTACCAGATAA
- the trpC gene encoding indole-3-glycerol phosphate synthase TrpC, producing the protein MLDDIVNSTRMRLDERKRRVPLDDLVRQAGKRPAPRDFAKAISGEGVSIIAEVKKASPSKGVIREDFDPVAIARAYANGGAAAISVLTEEKYFQGSLEYLKSIDNELGDNRPPLLRKDFIVDAYQVYEARAYGADAVLLIVAILTPAELAELLDLTHRLGMTALVEAHDENEVEAAVESGAGVIGINNRDLKTFKVDIKATARLRPLIPADRLVVSESGIATREDIEYLRGVGVDAVLIGEALMTAPDVERRLRELIHG; encoded by the coding sequence ATCCTGGATGATATCGTAAATTCGACGCGGATGCGGCTGGACGAACGTAAACGGCGGGTGCCGCTCGATGACCTCGTTCGGCAAGCCGGGAAACGTCCGGCGCCCCGGGATTTCGCCAAGGCCATCTCTGGTGAGGGCGTGAGCATCATCGCCGAGGTGAAGAAGGCCTCGCCGTCGAAAGGTGTGATCAGAGAAGATTTCGACCCGGTGGCCATCGCCCGCGCCTATGCCAATGGCGGCGCGGCAGCCATCTCGGTGCTGACCGAGGAGAAGTATTTCCAGGGCAGCCTCGAATACCTGAAGTCCATCGACAACGAACTCGGAGATAACCGGCCGCCGCTGCTGCGCAAGGATTTCATCGTCGATGCCTACCAGGTGTACGAGGCCAGGGCATACGGCGCGGACGCGGTGCTGCTTATCGTGGCCATTCTCACCCCGGCGGAACTGGCTGAACTGCTCGATTTGACTCACCGGCTGGGCATGACGGCGCTGGTGGAAGCCCATGACGAGAACGAGGTGGAGGCGGCGGTGGAAAGTGGGGCGGGGGTCATCGGCATCAACAACCGCGATCTTAAAACCTTCAAAGTAGACATAAAGGCGACAGCCCGCTTGAGACCGCTCATCCCGGCTGATAGACTGGTGGTCAGCGAAAGCGGCATTGCGACCCGGGAGGACATCGAATACCTGCGAGGGGTCGGGGTTGATGCGGTGCTTATCGGTGAAGCTTTGATGACGGCGCCGGATGTGGAAAGACGGTTGAGAGAACTGATACATGGTTAA